A single region of the Prevotella sp. HUN102 genome encodes:
- a CDS encoding Omp28-related outer membrane protein translates to MKRILLSCAAFALAVMAIAQSSSLKLKEANLSSLKAKSAVNYAPAKSKAAKANLAQNQRYMGNYSSETVAEKGLGFTSAPGELTLATEVHQKILTSYDEGKVIGMRVGLASDGVGAITAKLFTIKIVNGNPEITEVAKQELATTKKGWNDVTFSTPYTIKLKDVDGFMLGYTYTQKQGQTTDCFPISLIKEGTIVETVVNMKGKWYKFGSTEHGNLSVQAIVEKNYPEKDIILHSATFDGYSKAENNKKVTIEISNFGNKPINSYTLVTEIDNKIVKEQQKTGALTGEVRNDVFEFPTTGLNLGEHKIKFYISKVDNQAPTGNTENDAYESKINIYKEAVKRQKHLVEQFTAIGCTWCPLGSKFLQKLEDQRKDLAWIAIHCKMNVDDPMQTEKTVAIQELLNATSFPSASFDRMVIANSLVAGIGFDQKYYEELYKYFSQIFAQEEQQAPAFVNIDLTANEKDNKLAINVKGTGVEGAAELLKNYSLYVYVTEDGIVERQLDNGKWIPDYVHNNVFRDCLTDVKGDNITWSGNNFESKFTYTIPAKYKAENMNVIAFVAPKLGDPSITVNNLVVNQTNKAKVVAATGIENATIGEENEIVAYYNIAGQKFDAPQKGVNIVKYKNGKTQKVIVK, encoded by the coding sequence ATGAAAAGAATTCTATTATCTTGTGCTGCATTTGCATTGGCAGTCATGGCTATCGCACAGAGCAGTAGCTTAAAATTGAAAGAGGCAAACCTCAGTAGCCTTAAAGCTAAAAGTGCCGTAAACTACGCTCCAGCCAAAAGTAAAGCTGCAAAAGCTAATTTGGCTCAAAACCAGCGTTATATGGGTAACTACTCAAGCGAGACGGTAGCTGAAAAAGGATTGGGCTTTACATCAGCTCCGGGCGAACTGACCCTTGCCACAGAGGTTCATCAGAAAATTTTGACTTCGTATGATGAAGGAAAAGTTATCGGTATGCGTGTAGGACTGGCATCTGATGGTGTTGGTGCCATTACAGCTAAACTGTTTACCATTAAGATTGTTAATGGAAATCCGGAAATCACCGAAGTAGCTAAACAAGAACTTGCAACCACTAAAAAAGGTTGGAATGATGTTACTTTCTCAACTCCCTACACAATTAAGCTCAAGGATGTTGATGGGTTTATGTTGGGATACACCTATACACAGAAGCAAGGTCAGACAACGGATTGTTTCCCAATTTCATTGATAAAGGAAGGAACTATCGTTGAGACAGTAGTTAATATGAAAGGCAAATGGTACAAATTTGGTTCAACAGAGCACGGCAACCTTAGTGTTCAGGCAATCGTGGAAAAGAATTATCCAGAAAAGGATATTATTCTTCATAGTGCCACATTCGACGGGTATTCAAAGGCTGAAAACAATAAGAAAGTTACAATAGAAATCAGCAATTTTGGTAACAAGCCTATCAATTCCTATACTTTGGTAACCGAAATCGACAATAAGATAGTAAAAGAACAGCAGAAGACAGGTGCTTTAACAGGAGAAGTAAGAAACGATGTATTCGAATTCCCAACAACAGGATTGAACTTGGGCGAGCATAAGATTAAATTCTACATTTCAAAAGTAGACAATCAAGCTCCAACCGGCAATACAGAAAACGATGCTTACGAGTCAAAAATAAACATCTATAAAGAGGCAGTTAAGAGACAAAAACATCTTGTAGAGCAATTTACTGCTATCGGATGCACATGGTGTCCTTTAGGTTCTAAGTTCTTGCAGAAGTTGGAAGACCAGCGTAAGGATTTAGCTTGGATAGCTATCCATTGCAAAATGAATGTTGATGATCCAATGCAGACAGAAAAAACTGTGGCAATACAGGAATTGCTCAATGCAACAAGTTTCCCATCAGCGTCATTCGACAGAATGGTCATCGCAAACTCTCTTGTAGCAGGAATTGGTTTTGATCAGAAATATTATGAGGAACTTTACAAATACTTTAGCCAGATATTTGCACAGGAAGAGCAGCAGGCACCTGCATTCGTGAATATCGACTTGACTGCAAACGAAAAGGACAACAAATTGGCTATCAATGTGAAAGGTACAGGTGTTGAGGGAGCAGCTGAATTGCTTAAGAACTACTCACTCTATGTTTATGTAACAGAAGACGGTATCGTTGAAAGACAGCTTGATAATGGTAAGTGGATTCCTGATTACGTTCACAACAACGTATTCCGCGATTGTCTCACAGATGTCAAGGGTGATAACATTACTTGGAGTGGAAACAACTTTGAAAGCAAATTCACTTATACTATCCCTGCTAAATATAAAGCGGAGAATATGAACGTTATCGCTTTTGTGGCTCCTAAATTGGGCGACCCATCAATTACAGTAAACAACCTCGTAGTAAATCAGACAAATAAGGCTAAGGTGGTTGCTGCTACTGGTATTGAGAACGCAACAATAGGCGAAGAAAATGAAATCGTAGCTTACTACAACATCGCAGGTCAGAAATTTGATGCTCCACAAAAGGGTGTGAACATTGTTAAGTACAAGAATGGCAAGACTCAGAAAGTCATTGTAAAATAA
- a CDS encoding transposase, which translates to MLKYKELQTKIAMFTEDKVTEIFCISDKLLLRKRAIIETVNDELKNIAQVEHSRHRSFDNFIVNLLGAIAAYCLFPKKPCINVQRTLDTQLALF; encoded by the coding sequence GTGTTGAAATACAAAGAATTACAAACAAAAATAGCTATGTTCACCGAAGACAAAGTTACGGAAATATTTTGTATTTCGGATAAACTGCTGCTCAGAAAGAGGGCTATCATAGAAACGGTAAATGATGAGCTCAAGAACATTGCACAGGTAGAGCACTCCAGGCATCGGTCCTTTGACAATTTTATCGTCAATTTATTGGGGGCCATCGCTGCCTATTGCCTGTTTCCAAAGAAGCCGTGTATCAATGTACAAAGGACATTGGACACACAGCTTGCTTTATTCTGA
- a CDS encoding T9SS type A sorting domain-containing protein, with amino-acid sequence MKKRLISNVLTAIMAMGFSQVHAQTQLVVTPHSGDVGKYAITDIQKITIAADGLHIVGNTFAVEPVWKLSAIKTISFVKTTDGIETVSDRGTSGIKIFQRGEMLYVNGLDGQANVAIYDLNGQTMLCATTVNGEGIDISNLTRGVFILKVKNTTFKFIKQ; translated from the coding sequence ATGAAGAAAAGACTAATCTCAAATGTCTTAACTGCCATAATGGCAATGGGCTTCTCGCAAGTCCATGCGCAGACGCAGCTTGTGGTTACGCCACATTCGGGTGATGTTGGCAAATATGCCATAACAGACATCCAGAAGATAACTATCGCTGCTGATGGTTTGCACATCGTGGGAAACACTTTCGCAGTAGAACCCGTGTGGAAATTATCTGCCATTAAAACTATCAGTTTTGTTAAAACAACAGATGGGATTGAGACTGTAAGTGATCGCGGAACAAGTGGAATAAAAATATTCCAACGAGGCGAAATGCTTTACGTCAATGGATTGGACGGACAAGCAAATGTTGCAATCTACGACCTTAATGGTCAGACAATGCTATGCGCTACAACCGTTAACGGAGAAGGCATTGACATTTCAAACCTGACACGTGGCGTATTTATTCTTAAAGTTAAAAACACAACCTTTAAATTTATAAAGCAATGA
- a CDS encoding T9SS type A sorting domain-containing protein, whose product MYGVTYMDWTNGRNYVSFYSNTEEEINRLWNVDPNFSGNFNVYGIRAGAMCEDGYYGYLVRMYTGYPEQPDAFVKVDFQTQKIDTLNVYPEISEKWEWIYDMTYDPTNKKAYGIGRLLTDKNEAFSSLYTVDITNGGLTKVADLDFYAWALASDYEGNLYATRGIPNAQGEYYQVELVKLNANNGYKAEKVVTLTYYGADIKPILYHSMEFDHSTGDLWYLFNNANSSRKLMKINVKTGEYKVTRSLAYDLIVGLTIPYEKADSREAAGRITDLTCVPGENGKVEATLKWTNPAINWKGDKLTELKSIKISRGTRDNVIATVNATGVGKAQTWVDNTAKNGYNTYYLTTYRKDNEKGLTDSITAFIGVDVPGMPTDVVLTATGTTGTVTWKAPEVGKNGAWIDKASLKYRVVRYPGKITVAEATTETSFTEKCEERQSYSYEITAFNNAGESEPAVSNVLPFGEGFAIPYTNDIRTLEDFNLWTSIDVNGDADDEGAEWRWQPEDDKAIYNGGFCNNKANDYLMSPPLMLKKGKKYLVRFKYQSSSWIDTKESWEIGVSQTVDPALISEKFKKVYERDNIHTIQYVYDDECIFTSDFDGEGYVGFHVTSDPMMGWITVRNFSIREYTDKDIMVKDVTGNTLVNQDKETTVNVTVYNSGSAAVQDYKVKLINQETGEVIEEMSGLPLEPKQTELIPVLWTPTEQQQIKITAEVELEGDAYPLDNKTDRFIDVKVQETDALDWISLYSRKDNNGWTVPFFMHFNYNQNQVLYLARELQSKKNIQLTGMQLVYVGKPGGDVLIDIPVRISLMNSQKTKLDPTKDFMTTGWTNVFDKEICVDQVGDACTVELMFDKAFDYNGENLMVNFEKRPGRVRANDDNHPSWWFYDNRKGENRVLCYRSSSEGDIDLEAVGVYEFLPFVRFSYKEAGTSGIKTISTLDVPAQLIGHTIYLQKTCDRAELISTSGAVVARVENAAEMNVANVANGIYLLHITSEGKEATVKMIIK is encoded by the coding sequence ATGTATGGTGTAACCTATATGGATTGGACAAACGGACGCAATTATGTAAGCTTTTACAGTAACACAGAAGAGGAAATTAATCGTCTGTGGAATGTAGACCCGAACTTTTCCGGAAACTTCAATGTGTACGGTATCCGTGCCGGAGCGATGTGCGAAGATGGTTACTATGGCTATCTGGTTAGAATGTATACAGGTTATCCAGAACAGCCTGATGCTTTCGTAAAAGTGGATTTCCAAACTCAAAAGATTGATACGCTCAACGTTTATCCGGAAATTTCCGAGAAATGGGAATGGATTTATGATATGACCTACGACCCTACGAACAAGAAGGCTTATGGTATCGGACGTTTGCTGACCGATAAGAATGAGGCTTTCTCCTCTCTCTACACCGTAGATATTACAAATGGTGGCTTGACAAAGGTAGCCGACCTTGATTTCTACGCATGGGCTTTGGCAAGCGATTACGAAGGTAATCTCTATGCTACGAGAGGTATTCCTAATGCGCAGGGAGAATATTATCAAGTAGAATTGGTAAAACTCAATGCCAACAATGGATACAAGGCTGAAAAAGTAGTTACTTTGACATACTACGGAGCTGATATCAAGCCCATCTTATACCATTCTATGGAATTTGATCATTCCACGGGCGATCTTTGGTATTTGTTCAATAATGCCAACTCTTCACGGAAACTGATGAAGATCAATGTGAAGACAGGCGAATACAAGGTTACAAGAAGTTTGGCATACGACTTGATAGTTGGTTTGACCATTCCATACGAGAAAGCTGATTCTCGTGAAGCTGCCGGTAGGATTACTGATTTAACCTGTGTCCCCGGTGAAAATGGTAAGGTGGAAGCAACTTTAAAATGGACGAACCCTGCCATTAATTGGAAGGGAGACAAACTGACTGAACTGAAATCTATCAAGATCAGCCGTGGCACAAGAGACAATGTCATCGCTACCGTAAATGCCACAGGTGTGGGCAAAGCTCAAACTTGGGTGGACAATACTGCAAAGAACGGCTACAATACCTATTATTTAACTACTTATCGCAAAGACAATGAGAAAGGCTTGACGGATAGTATTACTGCCTTTATCGGTGTTGATGTTCCCGGAATGCCAACCGACGTCGTGCTTACAGCTACTGGAACTACCGGGACAGTTACATGGAAAGCTCCTGAAGTGGGCAAGAACGGTGCGTGGATTGACAAGGCTTCCTTGAAATATCGTGTAGTCCGCTATCCAGGAAAGATAACTGTTGCTGAAGCAACAACTGAAACATCTTTCACTGAAAAGTGCGAAGAGCGTCAAAGCTACTCTTATGAAATCACGGCTTTCAACAATGCAGGTGAAAGCGAACCGGCTGTTTCAAACGTTCTTCCTTTCGGAGAAGGCTTTGCAATTCCTTATACCAATGATATTCGTACTCTTGAAGACTTTAATCTTTGGACTTCCATTGATGTGAATGGTGATGCAGACGACGAGGGAGCTGAATGGAGATGGCAGCCGGAAGATGATAAGGCTATCTATAATGGCGGTTTCTGCAACAACAAAGCAAATGACTACTTGATGTCTCCTCCTTTAATGCTCAAGAAAGGCAAGAAATATCTCGTGAGATTCAAATATCAGTCTTCTTCTTGGATTGACACAAAAGAAAGCTGGGAAATTGGTGTAAGCCAGACTGTGGATCCTGCTTTGATTTCAGAGAAGTTCAAGAAGGTTTATGAAAGAGACAATATTCATACTATTCAGTATGTCTATGATGACGAATGTATCTTCACATCCGATTTCGATGGCGAAGGATATGTTGGCTTCCACGTTACCTCTGATCCTATGATGGGTTGGATTACCGTGCGCAATTTCTCTATCCGTGAGTACACTGATAAAGATATAATGGTAAAAGACGTTACCGGTAATACATTGGTAAATCAAGATAAGGAAACAACGGTAAATGTAACTGTATATAACAGCGGAAGTGCTGCCGTTCAAGATTATAAAGTGAAACTGATTAATCAGGAGACCGGCGAAGTAATTGAAGAAATGTCTGGTCTTCCACTTGAACCAAAGCAGACGGAACTCATTCCTGTTTTGTGGACTCCAACAGAGCAGCAGCAAATAAAGATTACCGCTGAAGTGGAATTGGAAGGCGATGCTTATCCACTTGACAACAAGACTGACAGGTTTATTGATGTGAAAGTACAGGAAACGGATGCGCTTGACTGGATTTCTCTTTATAGCAGAAAAGACAATAATGGCTGGACGGTACCTTTCTTTATGCACTTCAATTACAACCAGAACCAAGTGCTTTATTTAGCAAGAGAGCTCCAAAGCAAGAAGAACATACAGCTTACTGGTATGCAGCTTGTTTATGTCGGCAAGCCGGGTGGTGATGTTCTGATTGATATCCCTGTTCGCATCAGTTTGATGAACAGTCAAAAGACCAAACTGGATCCTACTAAGGACTTTATGACAACTGGTTGGACCAATGTGTTTGACAAAGAAATCTGTGTAGATCAAGTTGGTGATGCTTGCACCGTGGAACTTATGTTTGACAAGGCTTTCGATTATAATGGCGAAAACCTTATGGTGAACTTTGAAAAACGTCCGGGCAGAGTGAGAGCCAACGATGATAATCACCCAAGTTGGTGGTTCTATGACAACCGAAAGGGTGAAAATCGTGTTCTGTGTTACAGAAGCTCAAGCGAAGGCGACATCGACCTTGAAGCCGTTGGTGTTTACGAGTTCTTGCCATTCGTTCGTTTCTCTTATAAGGAAGCAGGAACAAGCGGAATCAAGACTATCAGTACATTGGACGTACCGGCTCAGCTGATAGGCCACACTATCTATTTGCAAAAGACTTGCGACAGAGCTGAGCTCATTTCAACCTCAGGTGCTGTGGTTGCAAGAGTAGAGAACGCCGCCGAAATGAATGTTGCTAATGTTGCCAATGGCATCTATTTGCTGCACATCACTTCTGAAGGCAAAGAGGCTACTGTCAAAATGATTATTAAGTAA
- a CDS encoding thiol-activated cytolysin family protein encodes MVTVDKPTLSSVRAGISKLLTKEYDAPPANITYSSEEIYDEEHLRIALGINYSGAGNSFKGKGLFEYKDDKNRYLVKIQQVFYTIDVDRPRTPADFITVPDNEYEQQLGKEKPIYVSSIKMGRVFLLGIETSLKKIDAEAKIQASFLSGGVGVEAETAFNELKKSSKITARVLGGDAQLSARAITDIKQVATLLSEGAKFSRQNPGAPIAYKLRELGTNKPFKTAIYSKYHKGGQNKDRFKDNQLDFTLTFSPNSLFTPEGTLNEVGVSTLRIYRKGNPTPNIYNLVFSFGGVAELVPNLEVGDKVQLVFDRKAKGDRFNKEYIFELPEVQTLMELCVAKKGANLYDGDNPLRLKSKNHNGELTLTLGLVNPKLR; translated from the coding sequence GTGGTTACGGTCGATAAACCGACGCTCTCAAGCGTCCGCGCCGGTATCAGCAAGCTGCTGACGAAGGAATACGACGCACCTCCTGCAAACATTACCTACTCTTCCGAGGAAATCTACGACGAAGAGCACTTGAGAATTGCACTCGGCATCAATTACAGCGGTGCAGGCAATTCGTTCAAGGGAAAGGGTTTGTTCGAGTATAAGGACGACAAGAACCGCTATCTCGTAAAGATACAGCAGGTGTTCTATACCATCGACGTGGACCGTCCACGCACTCCGGCAGATTTCATCACGGTGCCCGACAACGAATACGAGCAGCAATTGGGCAAGGAAAAGCCCATCTATGTATCTTCCATCAAGATGGGACGCGTCTTCCTCCTCGGTATAGAGACATCACTGAAGAAGATTGACGCCGAAGCAAAGATACAGGCATCCTTCCTTTCAGGCGGTGTAGGAGTGGAAGCGGAAACAGCTTTCAACGAATTGAAGAAGAGTTCCAAGATTACCGCACGCGTATTGGGTGGCGACGCACAGCTGAGCGCACGCGCCATCACAGATATCAAGCAGGTTGCGACGCTCTTGTCGGAAGGTGCAAAGTTCAGTCGCCAGAACCCCGGTGCTCCTATTGCCTACAAACTTCGTGAGCTGGGTACCAACAAGCCGTTCAAGACTGCCATCTACTCCAAGTACCACAAGGGTGGACAGAACAAAGACCGCTTCAAGGACAATCAACTTGACTTCACGCTGACATTCTCTCCCAACTCTCTCTTCACTCCGGAGGGCACACTCAACGAAGTTGGTGTAAGCACACTTCGCATCTACCGCAAAGGCAATCCTACACCGAACATCTACAACCTTGTGTTCAGTTTTGGAGGCGTTGCAGAATTGGTTCCTAATCTGGAGGTAGGCGACAAGGTTCAGCTTGTATTCGACCGTAAGGCGAAAGGCGACAGATTCAACAAGGAATATATCTTTGAACTGCCTGAGGTTCAAACTCTGATGGAGCTTTGCGTGGCAAAGAAGGGTGCAAACCTTTACGATGGCGACAACCCTCTCAGATTGAAGTCTAAGAACCACAATGGCGAATTGACATTGACCCTCGGTCTGGTCAATCCTAAACTGAGATAA
- a CDS encoding Omp28-related outer membrane protein → MKKKILSIFIFSHALFSYGQDCLNVGYCGGKNLDNISINVKGKQWVDAAIYLPAEYLKAYAGADITSVRAALTNRIGIDTLRAWVRTDLKAENIASGEVTNKSNPQLKKNWNDIKLNIPVKIAEGKGLYIGFSYYQNRDADVISFVGNGMPNTFFFHRSQEAEWEDMHAKGILSVEAVVKGQSLPTYDASVIDATVKRGDDGLSMKAFVYNAGTKDIKGFDLRVNGPDGLEPVSKHFDNEIAVGKVSELTFDLPYTDMNTGLDFPLDLSVVSVANGEDVNSSNDSRQAAFVFAKKVLLEEFTGIGCGYCPGLVHHISEALDVEKYRQNTYVVCHHSGYRSDRFTLPIDEEYLWLYNDNGSYGAPNMMCNRQPYVMHTGGMSPVWKPQNGNDVKNVIEREMKSDAYVTFTKVEGKHDEANKKITVRLEGMKSREFSEHPVRLTVYLTENGINGSDQTDYFNLYGGNFIHNHVVRGYNSTWGEVIDWKDKSFDYEVSFPIKDEWVKNNLEVIAVINAYDSKDPANCRVENVDGITFPAITGIQHVNNTSDASTVVKEYYNIEGIKIQNPENAHGLVIIKEKMTDGRVVTKKIMQ, encoded by the coding sequence ATGAAAAAAAAAATATTATCCATTTTCATATTTTCCCACGCTCTTTTCTCCTATGGACAAGACTGTTTGAATGTGGGATATTGCGGTGGAAAAAACTTAGATAATATTTCCATTAACGTAAAAGGCAAACAATGGGTGGATGCTGCTATCTATCTGCCGGCAGAGTATCTGAAGGCTTATGCTGGTGCAGATATTACTTCAGTTCGTGCTGCGCTGACAAATCGAATCGGGATAGACACGCTTCGTGCGTGGGTAAGAACCGATTTGAAAGCCGAGAACATAGCAAGTGGAGAAGTTACAAACAAGAGTAACCCTCAATTGAAGAAAAATTGGAACGACATCAAGCTGAATATACCTGTTAAGATTGCAGAAGGAAAAGGTCTTTACATTGGTTTTTCTTATTATCAGAACCGGGATGCAGATGTAATTTCATTTGTCGGCAATGGTATGCCTAACACATTCTTCTTCCATCGTAGTCAAGAAGCAGAGTGGGAAGATATGCACGCAAAAGGAATTTTGAGTGTTGAGGCTGTTGTGAAAGGTCAGTCTCTTCCCACTTATGACGCATCTGTAATTGATGCAACAGTAAAAAGAGGCGATGATGGTTTGTCTATGAAAGCCTTTGTTTATAATGCCGGAACGAAAGATATAAAAGGATTCGACTTAAGAGTAAATGGACCCGATGGTTTGGAACCGGTTTCTAAGCATTTCGACAATGAAATTGCTGTGGGGAAAGTATCAGAGCTTACCTTTGACTTGCCTTATACTGATATGAATACCGGCCTTGATTTTCCATTGGACTTGAGTGTTGTGTCAGTAGCAAATGGAGAGGACGTCAATAGCAGTAACGATAGTCGTCAGGCTGCTTTCGTTTTTGCCAAAAAAGTATTGCTCGAGGAATTTACCGGTATCGGATGTGGTTACTGTCCGGGATTGGTGCATCATATTTCCGAAGCCTTGGATGTGGAGAAATATCGCCAAAATACTTATGTGGTGTGCCATCATTCAGGTTACAGAAGCGACCGTTTCACACTTCCAATAGATGAAGAATATCTTTGGCTCTACAATGATAATGGCAGTTATGGAGCTCCAAATATGATGTGCAACCGCCAACCTTATGTTATGCATACGGGTGGAATGTCTCCGGTTTGGAAACCACAGAATGGAAATGATGTGAAGAATGTTATCGAAAGGGAAATGAAATCTGACGCTTATGTCACTTTTACCAAGGTGGAAGGTAAACATGACGAGGCGAACAAAAAGATAACTGTTCGTTTGGAAGGCATGAAAAGTCGTGAATTTAGTGAGCACCCTGTCAGACTTACGGTTTATCTGACTGAAAACGGCATCAATGGTTCTGACCAAACTGATTATTTCAACCTCTATGGAGGGAATTTTATCCACAATCACGTGGTACGTGGATATAACTCAACGTGGGGCGAGGTAATTGATTGGAAAGATAAAAGCTTCGATTATGAAGTTTCCTTCCCAATAAAAGACGAGTGGGTTAAGAACAATTTGGAAGTGATTGCCGTTATCAATGCTTATGATTCCAAAGACCCTGCCAACTGTCGTGTAGAGAATGTGGATGGAATTACATTCCCCGCTATCACAGGTATCCAACACGTGAACAATACTTCTGATGCTTCCACAGTTGTTAAGGAATATTACAACATAGAAGGCATTAAGATTCAGAATCCTGAAAATGCGCACGGCCTCGTTATTATCAAGGAAAAGATGACTGATGGACGTGTCGTAACTAAGAAGATTATGCAATAA